A part of Leptospira mtsangambouensis genomic DNA contains:
- a CDS encoding Lsa36 family surface (lipo)protein, which yields MKLRNLLLLLVFVTTVSQSELYAQFTCEGSACSFLPSALTEAGNGSLKKFETGYLNEVLKTNLEAGFLANVGTSNIGTGTVRRIQFGVSASAAGYKKDDIQIQDNLIKYPKLPNVGGAVIPSFHLDFNPGWLLGTSEGGYIRRIGIFLHGMNVAVTEDQIQAASNNKNYEGRIAVRSYGGMVRYQLVEKEGFLMNLITWNGINVGVGHHVMEQNMSLSYLEGKASQIEFQGVKGKWGGDTNFVFNTKVQTTNVDLRTGLGLFWIANVIVGGGYSWNSGHNSASLSRRGPFLITLNDSLPLELPREYQSVLDKELLAQSPNATLGFRAGGESNSKRGIGYGIVGLELDLYLLKVIAEGLYGGKDLYSANLGVKLSF from the coding sequence ATGAAATTACGCAACCTACTGCTTCTATTAGTATTTGTCACAACAGTGTCGCAATCGGAACTGTATGCACAATTTACTTGTGAAGGTTCTGCCTGTAGTTTTTTGCCATCGGCATTGACAGAGGCTGGGAATGGTTCCCTGAAAAAATTTGAAACAGGTTACTTAAACGAAGTCCTTAAAACAAATTTAGAAGCTGGTTTTCTTGCCAATGTTGGCACAAGCAATATTGGTACTGGAACAGTTCGTAGAATTCAATTTGGTGTCAGTGCCTCCGCTGCTGGATATAAAAAAGATGACATCCAAATCCAAGACAACTTAATCAAATACCCGAAACTACCAAACGTGGGTGGTGCGGTCATCCCTTCTTTTCATTTGGATTTTAATCCGGGTTGGTTGCTCGGAACCTCGGAAGGTGGGTACATCCGTCGAATTGGAATTTTTCTTCATGGTATGAATGTCGCAGTCACGGAAGACCAAATCCAAGCTGCTTCTAATAATAAAAACTACGAGGGACGTATCGCCGTACGCTCGTATGGTGGAATGGTCCGTTACCAATTAGTTGAAAAAGAAGGTTTTTTAATGAACCTCATTACTTGGAATGGAATCAACGTAGGAGTGGGGCATCATGTCATGGAACAAAACATGAGCCTTAGTTATTTAGAAGGAAAAGCTTCTCAAATCGAATTCCAAGGTGTGAAAGGAAAATGGGGTGGGGACACAAACTTTGTTTTTAATACAAAGGTTCAAACAACAAATGTGGACTTGCGGACAGGCCTTGGTCTATTTTGGATCGCCAATGTGATTGTGGGTGGGGGTTACAGTTGGAACTCTGGGCATAACTCTGCTTCTCTCTCCAGACGTGGTCCATTTCTCATTACCCTGAACGATTCACTCCCTTTGGAACTTCCTAGAGAATACCAATCGGTACTCGACAAGGAACTCCTGGCACAAAGCCCGAATGCCACTTTGGGATTTCGAGCAGGTGGAGAATCCAATTCCAAACGTGGGATTGGTTACGGAATTGTTGGTTTAGAATTGGATCTTTATTTACTTAAGGTCATTGCGGAAGGATTGTATGGTGGGAAGGACCTGTATTCCGCCAATCTAGGAGTGAAACTCTCTTTTTAG
- a CDS encoding methyl-accepting chemotaxis protein produces MKLYKRYARAFTLASQVFSLGIVVPIGIALILFYVDLSPTQIKTFIGATIAAALVSLLLPSFIFPKKLKAIKQGLMELESQTEKDPKTYVEVWNLIAKMPVIGASVGSAQWILALPIVIGPLLYLPETSKSDSFYIVCVLILTALLNVVFSFILLEKASHLVLEDEIFQAELKERISPYYRNLRNTVPIMFSMMVMVLSIFLLIYAFNVNAKSLEKAFSNQLYNFNQSNEAGINVYFESVETNLKEISGLPVVKNALETKNYKLAEPVLSKVLSDSQLLLENVFIASFAEGVPIVASGLPNGASIGYSLASNADILENVNAAKEGKNHVGVAVKSPFNGNIVIMVTSPVKSANGTVIGMVGMPFLVGKAMESFLKNVKIGTTGYSFLLDKQSTMVYHPNPKYLMHSFKNTEFEELAKNAGESDSFRNPWEGSTFLLRRKVSQKYGLQFFSTIDLKEIEVESLSSLRGLTIISIVGAVFIAVAIYLLFTARFKPMKTIGKILQDIEVGDLRHNAKMESSDEFARLARGLNATLKQISEVVGSNQVFSEDLASSAEQMSASLNMLSSNAQTQAASAEEISASIEEISAAVQNVDAQAEDQFRKVDFLKLKMAELSTLIEATGRQVGKASKDVTLISEEAKSGQASLDSMRNSISKISNSSQEIGSVIEIINNISEQINLLALNAAIEAARAGVYGRGFAVVADEIGKLAEKTAISINDIGELIQANEKEIENGRENIETTISLIQRIIQGVSSFNEMTDTIEVSTRDQLIINQKVGEEVDKVNQISQAIRLSMEEQKNAIGEVAQAIFSINDLTQGTAAGLEEMTATSNGIANLAETLKKKINFFKIS; encoded by the coding sequence ATGAAGTTATACAAACGCTACGCACGCGCTTTCACTCTCGCCTCCCAAGTTTTTTCCTTGGGAATTGTGGTTCCCATCGGAATTGCTCTCATTCTTTTCTATGTCGATTTAAGTCCCACTCAGATCAAAACATTCATTGGGGCAACCATTGCCGCAGCTCTAGTGAGTTTACTCCTTCCATCATTTATTTTTCCTAAAAAACTAAAAGCCATCAAACAAGGGCTCATGGAGCTGGAGTCACAAACAGAAAAAGATCCTAAAACCTATGTAGAAGTTTGGAATCTAATCGCAAAGATGCCAGTGATAGGTGCATCTGTCGGGAGTGCGCAGTGGATTTTGGCTCTTCCCATTGTCATAGGACCACTTTTATACCTTCCTGAAACCAGTAAGTCAGATTCGTTTTATATCGTTTGTGTTCTAATCTTAACTGCACTACTCAACGTTGTATTTTCTTTTATTCTTTTGGAGAAAGCCTCTCATTTGGTTTTGGAAGACGAAATTTTCCAAGCAGAGCTAAAAGAAAGAATATCTCCTTACTACAGGAATCTTCGTAACACAGTTCCCATCATGTTTTCAATGATGGTAATGGTTCTTTCTATTTTTCTTTTGATTTATGCGTTTAATGTCAATGCCAAGTCTTTGGAAAAAGCATTCTCCAACCAATTGTATAATTTCAACCAAAGTAATGAAGCTGGGATCAATGTATATTTTGAGTCAGTCGAAACCAATCTAAAAGAAATCAGTGGTTTGCCTGTTGTAAAAAATGCATTAGAAACTAAAAATTACAAACTGGCAGAACCTGTGCTTTCCAAAGTTCTAAGTGATTCCCAATTATTATTGGAAAATGTTTTTATCGCTTCCTTTGCGGAAGGGGTGCCCATCGTGGCCTCAGGACTTCCAAATGGAGCTAGTATCGGTTACTCTTTAGCTTCCAACGCTGATATTTTAGAAAATGTCAATGCAGCCAAAGAGGGAAAAAACCACGTTGGGGTAGCAGTTAAATCACCATTTAACGGGAATATTGTGATCATGGTGACAAGTCCTGTAAAAAGTGCAAATGGAACTGTGATTGGAATGGTTGGGATGCCGTTTCTTGTAGGAAAGGCTATGGAGTCTTTTCTAAAAAATGTAAAAATTGGAACTACTGGTTATTCCTTTCTTTTGGATAAACAATCCACTATGGTTTATCACCCCAATCCAAAATACCTAATGCATAGTTTTAAAAACACTGAGTTTGAAGAACTGGCTAAAAACGCAGGGGAATCTGATTCGTTTCGTAACCCTTGGGAGGGTTCTACCTTTTTACTGAGAAGAAAGGTAAGTCAAAAGTACGGTTTACAGTTTTTTTCTACTATCGATTTAAAAGAAATTGAGGTGGAGAGCCTTTCCTCTCTACGAGGACTAACAATCATTAGTATCGTTGGCGCTGTTTTTATTGCCGTTGCCATTTACCTTCTTTTTACGGCTCGGTTCAAACCGATGAAAACCATTGGGAAAATTTTACAAGATATTGAAGTGGGAGACCTTCGCCATAATGCAAAAATGGAATCTTCTGATGAGTTCGCTAGGCTTGCACGAGGTCTCAATGCCACTTTAAAGCAGATTTCTGAAGTTGTGGGATCGAATCAGGTTTTTTCAGAAGATTTGGCATCTTCCGCCGAACAAATGTCAGCTTCTCTTAATATGTTGTCTTCCAATGCACAAACACAAGCTGCCTCTGCGGAAGAAATATCTGCATCCATTGAAGAGATTTCCGCAGCAGTTCAAAATGTGGATGCACAGGCTGAGGATCAGTTCCGCAAAGTTGATTTTTTAAAATTAAAAATGGCAGAACTATCCACTTTGATTGAAGCAACAGGTAGGCAAGTAGGCAAAGCTTCCAAAGATGTGACACTGATTTCAGAAGAAGCAAAATCAGGACAGGCATCATTGGATTCGATGAGGAATTCCATTTCCAAAATCAGTAACAGTTCTCAAGAAATTGGAAGTGTGATTGAGATTATTAATAATATTTCGGAACAAATCAACTTACTTGCGTTAAATGCTGCGATTGAAGCTGCGAGAGCTGGTGTTTACGGAAGGGGATTTGCCGTTGTCGCTGATGAAATTGGGAAGTTGGCCGAAAAAACAGCCATTTCCATAAACGACATAGGGGAACTCATCCAAGCCAATGAAAAGGAAATCGAAAATGGTCGTGAGAACATCGAAACAACGATTTCTCTCATCCAAAGGATCATCCAGGGGGTTAGTTCTTTTAACGAAATGACAGATACCATCGAGGTAAGTACCCGAGACCAGCTCATCATCAACCAAAAGGTGGGAGAAGAGGTCGATAAGGTAAACCAAATCAGCCAGGCCATTCGTCTTTCCATGGAAGAACAAAAAAATGCCATTGGGGAAGTGGCCCAGGCCATTTTTAGCATCAACGATTTGACCCAAGGGACAGCCGCAGGACTGGAAGAAATGACAGCTACCTCCAATGGGATTGCCAATTTGGCAGAAACTTTGAAAAAGAAGATCAATTTCTTTAAAATCTCCTAA
- a CDS encoding ArsR/SmtB family transcription factor, translating to MATETISQSRPSGHLLSATKAISDETRVRILHILSFGAFSVNEVVEILGMGQSRISRHLKILTEAGLIGSRREGSLVYSFLLSEEDSGLKFPLELTKLLLSYKEDLPSRERDQRMVHQILENRERKSKSFFDGVAESWEKLQEETLHPKLYRSWILQELPLCEKILDLGCGPGGLIPFLLNKSKHVIGVDNSSKMIENASSHYGKNPSVSLIQTPMEHLPLADNSCDAVVASMVMHHISHPPTVLEEIARVLKPGGVLCIVDLGKHNVEFMRDNFADLWLGFEPELFESWLSNAGFRVGSMNEIQTESSFKILTIKATKEEGGHYVHSN from the coding sequence ATGGCAACCGAAACAATCTCACAGTCTAGGCCTTCTGGCCACTTGCTTTCTGCAACCAAAGCCATTTCCGATGAAACTCGGGTTCGAATCCTCCATATCCTCAGTTTTGGGGCTTTTTCTGTGAATGAGGTGGTGGAAATTCTTGGGATGGGCCAATCTCGGATCTCTCGCCATTTGAAAATCTTAACAGAAGCAGGGCTCATTGGTTCACGCAGGGAAGGAAGTCTTGTTTATAGTTTTCTCCTTTCGGAAGAGGATTCCGGGTTAAAATTTCCATTAGAACTCACCAAACTATTGTTATCATATAAAGAAGACCTACCTTCTAGAGAAAGAGACCAAAGAATGGTCCACCAAATCTTAGAAAATAGAGAAAGGAAATCGAAATCCTTCTTTGATGGGGTCGCAGAAAGTTGGGAAAAATTACAAGAAGAGACTCTGCATCCGAAACTCTATAGGTCTTGGATTTTACAAGAACTCCCTCTTTGCGAAAAGATTTTGGATTTGGGTTGTGGTCCGGGGGGACTCATCCCTTTTTTACTCAACAAATCCAAACATGTGATTGGAGTGGATAACTCTTCTAAAATGATTGAGAACGCATCATCCCATTACGGAAAAAATCCAAGTGTTAGCCTCATCCAAACTCCTATGGAACACCTGCCTCTAGCAGATAATTCTTGTGATGCGGTAGTTGCTTCTATGGTAATGCACCATATCTCTCATCCACCAACAGTTTTGGAAGAGATAGCAAGGGTTCTAAAACCAGGTGGGGTTTTGTGTATTGTTGATTTAGGAAAACACAATGTAGAGTTTATGAGGGATAACTTTGCGGATCTTTGGCTTGGATTTGAGCCAGAATTATTTGAGTCATGGCTATCGAATGCCGGTTTTAGAGTCGGGTCCATGAATGAGATCCAAACAGAATCAAGTTTTAAAATTTTAACTATCAAAGCAACAAAGGAAGAAGGAGGACACTATGTCCACAGCAACTGA
- the ahcY gene encoding adenosylhomocysteinase, whose translation MSTATETKSERLPFKVKDISLAEWGREEIILAEKEMPGLMALRKEFGTTKPLKGARICGSLHMTIQTAVLIETLAALGADIRWSSCNIFSTQDHAAAAIAKAGIPVFAWKGESEEEYWWCIEQTLFFDGGKGPNMILDDGHDLTHYIHEKYPQLLADIKGVSEETTTGVIALHKKLKAGTLKIPAINVNDSVTKSKFDNLYGCRESLADGIKRATDVMLAGKVALVCGYGDVGKGSAASLRNFGARVIVTEIDPICALQAVMEGYQVLRVEDVIENADIIVTATGNDDIISLEHMKAMKDGAILCNIGHFDTEIQMSRLNSEKGVIKKEIKPQVDKYTFPNGRSIIVLAEGRLVNLGCATGHPSFVMSSSFTNQVLAQIELYTTKYELGVYRLPKHLDEKVAALHLEQLGVRLTKLTQKQADYISVPLEGPYKPDHYRY comes from the coding sequence ATGTCCACAGCAACTGAAACAAAATCGGAAAGATTGCCATTTAAAGTGAAGGATATCTCTCTTGCAGAATGGGGAAGAGAAGAGATCATTTTGGCAGAAAAAGAAATGCCGGGCCTTATGGCTCTTCGTAAAGAATTCGGAACTACTAAGCCACTGAAAGGTGCTAGAATTTGCGGATCTCTTCACATGACAATTCAAACAGCGGTTTTAATTGAAACCTTGGCTGCATTAGGTGCTGACATTCGTTGGTCCTCTTGTAACATTTTTTCAACACAAGACCATGCAGCAGCGGCCATCGCAAAAGCAGGAATTCCTGTATTTGCTTGGAAAGGCGAATCAGAAGAAGAATACTGGTGGTGTATTGAACAAACTCTATTTTTTGACGGTGGAAAAGGACCAAACATGATCCTTGACGACGGTCACGATCTAACTCATTACATTCATGAAAAATACCCGCAACTTCTTGCAGACATCAAAGGTGTTTCTGAAGAAACAACTACAGGTGTGATTGCACTTCATAAAAAATTGAAAGCGGGAACTTTGAAAATCCCTGCAATCAACGTAAATGACTCTGTAACAAAATCTAAATTTGACAACCTTTACGGTTGCCGTGAATCACTTGCTGATGGAATCAAACGTGCAACAGACGTAATGCTTGCTGGTAAAGTAGCACTCGTTTGTGGATACGGTGACGTTGGAAAAGGTTCTGCTGCATCACTTCGTAACTTTGGTGCACGAGTCATTGTAACTGAAATTGATCCAATTTGTGCTCTTCAAGCAGTTATGGAAGGATACCAAGTTCTTCGTGTAGAAGATGTAATTGAAAACGCAGACATCATTGTGACTGCAACTGGAAATGATGATATCATTTCACTTGAACACATGAAAGCGATGAAAGACGGTGCGATCCTTTGTAACATTGGTCACTTTGATACAGAAATTCAAATGTCTCGTTTGAACTCTGAAAAAGGTGTCATCAAAAAAGAAATCAAACCACAGGTTGATAAATACACTTTCCCTAATGGAAGATCGATCATCGTTCTTGCAGAAGGTCGTTTAGTGAACCTTGGTTGTGCAACTGGTCACCCATCTTTTGTAATGTCTAGTTCTTTCACAAACCAAGTATTGGCTCAAATCGAACTTTATACAACTAAATATGAGTTAGGTGTTTACCGCCTTCCAAAACATTTAGATGAAAAAGTGGCAGCACTACATTTGGAGCAGTTGGGTGTTCGTTTGACAAAACTCACTCAAAAACAAGCTGATTATATCAGTGTTCCACTCGAAGGTCCGTACAAACCAGACCACTACCGATACTAA
- a CDS encoding ferredoxin family protein has product MAYVVTEICVDCKYTSCAAVCPVEAFHEAPDTLYIDPDTCIDCNACQYECPIDAIFPDYDVPEKHKPSIEVNAKEASKFPVIVTTKPPLKGAKCSDPSK; this is encoded by the coding sequence ATGGCTTATGTTGTAACTGAAATTTGCGTTGATTGTAAATACACTAGTTGTGCAGCAGTTTGCCCGGTGGAGGCTTTTCATGAAGCCCCGGACACTCTGTACATTGATCCAGACACTTGTATTGATTGTAATGCTTGTCAATATGAATGTCCGATTGATGCGATTTTTCCTGACTATGATGTCCCGGAAAAACACAAACCTTCGATTGAAGTGAATGCAAAAGAAGCAAGCAAATTCCCGGTCATTGTTACCACTAAACCACCTCTCAAAGGTGCAAAGTGTTCTGATCCGAGTAAATAA
- the metH gene encoding methionine synthase, protein MKFEYTNPSAKSLLKLINERILVLDGAMGTMIQRHSLEEDDFRGDRFKDWPCSIKGNNDVLAITRPDIIESVHLEYLEAGADIIETNTFSSNIVSQADYKMESAVRELNLAAVSCAKNAVAKFKEKTGKTDVFIAGSIGPTVKTASLSPDVNNPAFRAVTFDELVDCFYEQVSALLDGGVDLLLPETNIDTLNLKACIYAIEKVFEERKIRIPVVLSVTITDASGRTLSGQTGEAFYISIKHAKALAVGINCALGAGEMRPYIEELSRVADCYVSCYPNAGLPNAFGGYDQTPEEFGSWMKNFAEAGFLNIVGGCCGTTPAHIRAAKEAVSTIAPRPLKEQPKLSTFAGLEPLKLTKDQGFINVGERNNVTGSPKFKKLILDGNFEEAVQVALQQVQAGANVIDINFDEALLDGEASMTKFLNLIAGEPDIARVPFMVDSSKWSVLLAGLKCIQGKPIVNSISLKEGEEAFLDHARTIQRFGAAAIVMAFDEQGQAATKDDKVRICKRAYDLLVEKLDFDPTDIIFDPNILTVATGIEEHNNYAMDFIEATREIKKICPGAKVSGGLSNISFSFRGNNPVREAMHSVFLYHAIQAGMDMAIVNAGMLEVYEQIPKDLLELVEDVILNRRPDATERMIEAAASFHGEAKIQKKDDAWRSGSVEERLTHALVKGIDEFVTQDTEEARTSFARPLEVIEGPLMNGMKVVGELFGAGKMFLPQVVKSARVMKKAVAYLLPFMEEEKRNQKDESTQAKFLIATVKGDVHDIGKNIVGVVLACNNYEVIDLGVMVPCEKILETAKKEKVAAIGLSGLITPSLDEMVYVAKEMERQGFQVPLLIGGATTSPAHTAVKIAEQYSKPVLHVMDASRVVNVMNSALNPQTAVDYAKQVIEEQSKIREEFYSRENERNILPIQDAIQNKFKADWDSYTPPKPSFTGVQKIEDVTLQDLLSYIDWSPFFLAWELKGRYPQILKDPVIGKEATSLFNDAQIILKEMLENPNLKPRAVVGMFPAVSHGEVVEIFENDDKTKSLGTYPMLRQQTVKMTNQPNYSLADFIAPEDKKKNDYIGYFAVTAGHGIEELARTYEAKQDDYNAILVKALADRFAEAFAEYMHHRMREEWGFGRTENLSREDMIREKYRGIRPAPGYPACPDHTEKKKIWKLLDVEKNAGIQLTESCAMWPASSVSGYYFSHPESRYFAIGKINEDQVVNYAKDKEMEISEVERWLSPILNYDPSRKSKS, encoded by the coding sequence ATGAAATTTGAATATACCAATCCTTCTGCAAAATCCCTTTTGAAATTAATAAACGAGAGAATCCTCGTTTTAGATGGTGCTATGGGTACTATGATCCAAAGACATTCTTTGGAGGAGGACGATTTCCGTGGAGATCGTTTTAAGGATTGGCCTTGTTCCATTAAAGGAAACAACGACGTCCTTGCCATCACTCGTCCCGATATCATTGAATCTGTCCACTTGGAATATTTGGAAGCAGGGGCCGATATCATTGAAACCAATACCTTTAGTTCGAACATTGTCTCCCAAGCGGACTACAAAATGGAATCGGCAGTTCGTGAATTAAACTTAGCTGCTGTTTCTTGTGCCAAAAATGCTGTAGCCAAATTCAAAGAAAAAACAGGGAAAACAGATGTGTTCATTGCGGGTTCGATTGGACCAACTGTAAAAACGGCTTCCCTTTCACCGGATGTCAATAATCCTGCATTTCGCGCTGTCACCTTTGATGAGTTAGTCGATTGTTTTTATGAACAAGTTTCGGCACTTCTCGATGGTGGTGTGGATTTACTTCTACCAGAAACTAATATTGATACTTTAAATCTAAAAGCATGTATTTATGCGATTGAGAAAGTTTTTGAAGAACGAAAGATTCGAATCCCTGTTGTTCTTTCTGTCACCATTACCGATGCTTCGGGGCGTACTCTTTCTGGCCAAACAGGAGAAGCTTTTTATATTTCGATCAAACACGCAAAAGCACTAGCTGTGGGAATCAACTGCGCGCTCGGTGCAGGCGAGATGCGTCCTTATATCGAAGAACTTTCACGAGTGGCAGATTGTTATGTGTCTTGTTACCCGAATGCAGGTCTTCCCAACGCTTTTGGTGGGTATGACCAAACTCCAGAAGAGTTTGGCAGTTGGATGAAAAACTTTGCCGAAGCAGGGTTTTTAAATATTGTTGGTGGATGTTGCGGAACCACCCCAGCGCATATCCGAGCAGCGAAAGAAGCAGTGTCTACAATCGCTCCACGTCCTTTAAAGGAACAACCGAAACTCAGTACGTTTGCAGGTCTCGAACCTTTGAAACTGACCAAAGACCAAGGGTTCATCAATGTGGGAGAAAGAAACAACGTCACCGGATCTCCTAAATTCAAAAAACTCATCCTAGATGGGAATTTTGAAGAAGCGGTGCAAGTGGCCTTACAACAAGTGCAAGCTGGTGCCAACGTCATTGATATCAACTTTGATGAAGCTCTCCTTGACGGCGAAGCCTCTATGACTAAGTTTTTGAACTTAATTGCAGGGGAACCAGACATTGCAAGGGTTCCGTTTATGGTGGATTCTTCCAAGTGGTCTGTATTACTGGCGGGTCTCAAATGCATCCAAGGAAAACCCATTGTCAACTCCATCTCTTTGAAAGAAGGAGAGGAGGCATTTTTGGATCATGCTCGCACCATCCAAAGATTTGGGGCTGCAGCGATTGTAATGGCTTTCGACGAACAAGGGCAGGCGGCAACCAAAGATGATAAAGTCCGGATATGTAAACGTGCTTATGACTTACTTGTCGAAAAATTAGATTTTGATCCAACAGACATTATCTTTGATCCAAACATTCTAACCGTTGCCACAGGAATCGAAGAACATAATAACTATGCGATGGATTTTATTGAAGCCACTCGCGAGATAAAAAAAATCTGTCCAGGTGCGAAAGTATCAGGTGGACTCAGTAATATTTCATTTTCTTTTCGTGGGAATAACCCGGTAAGAGAAGCAATGCACTCTGTATTTTTATACCATGCCATCCAAGCAGGAATGGACATGGCCATTGTCAATGCAGGGATGTTAGAAGTTTATGAACAGATCCCAAAAGATCTTTTGGAACTTGTGGAAGATGTCATTCTCAACCGTCGTCCTGATGCGACGGAACGGATGATTGAGGCTGCGGCAAGTTTTCATGGGGAAGCCAAGATCCAAAAGAAAGACGATGCTTGGAGGAGTGGATCTGTAGAAGAACGTCTAACGCACGCTCTTGTAAAAGGGATTGATGAATTTGTCACTCAAGATACAGAAGAAGCACGCACTAGTTTTGCTAGACCTCTCGAAGTGATCGAAGGGCCACTGATGAATGGAATGAAGGTGGTAGGGGAACTATTTGGTGCCGGAAAGATGTTTCTTCCGCAAGTAGTAAAAAGTGCACGGGTAATGAAAAAAGCCGTGGCTTACTTACTTCCTTTTATGGAAGAAGAAAAACGAAATCAAAAAGACGAAAGTACACAGGCCAAATTCCTGATTGCAACAGTAAAAGGGGATGTCCATGATATTGGGAAAAATATTGTGGGAGTGGTGCTTGCATGTAACAACTATGAGGTGATCGACCTTGGAGTGATGGTTCCTTGTGAGAAAATTTTAGAAACTGCCAAAAAAGAAAAAGTGGCGGCCATTGGTCTATCGGGTCTCATCACACCTTCTCTGGATGAAATGGTTTATGTTGCCAAAGAGATGGAACGACAAGGATTCCAAGTTCCACTTCTGATTGGTGGGGCAACCACTTCGCCAGCCCATACGGCTGTAAAAATTGCAGAACAATATTCGAAACCTGTCCTTCATGTGATGGATGCTTCTCGTGTTGTGAATGTGATGAACAGTGCTCTCAATCCGCAGACTGCTGTGGATTATGCAAAACAAGTCATTGAAGAACAATCGAAAATTCGTGAAGAATTTTATTCCAGAGAGAATGAAAGAAACATCCTACCAATTCAGGATGCGATACAAAACAAATTTAAAGCGGACTGGGATTCTTATACTCCACCAAAACCAAGTTTTACGGGAGTACAAAAAATTGAGGATGTGACCTTACAAGACCTCCTTTCTTATATTGACTGGTCTCCTTTCTTTTTGGCTTGGGAATTAAAGGGTCGATACCCTCAAATCCTCAAAGATCCAGTGATTGGAAAAGAAGCCACATCCCTTTTTAATGATGCACAAATCATCTTAAAAGAAATGTTGGAGAATCCAAATCTCAAACCAAGAGCGGTTGTCGGAATGTTCCCTGCTGTTTCTCATGGGGAAGTGGTGGAAATTTTTGAAAATGATGACAAAACTAAATCTTTGGGAACATACCCGATGTTACGCCAACAAACAGTCAAAATGACAAATCAACCAAACTATAGTTTGGCGGACTTCATTGCACCTGAAGACAAAAAGAAAAATGACTATATTGGATATTTTGCGGTAACGGCAGGTCATGGAATTGAAGAATTGGCAAGAACCTATGAAGCCAAACAAGATGATTACAATGCCATTTTAGTTAAGGCACTGGCTGACCGATTTGCAGAAGCCTTTGCTGAATACATGCACCATCGTATGCGAGAAGAATGGGGATTTGGAAGGACTGAAAATCTTTCGAGAGAAGATATGATTCGCGAAAAGTATCGTGGAATTCGTCCAGCGCCTGGTTACCCTGCTTGTCCTGACCATACGGAGAAAAAGAAAATTTGGAAACTCCTTGATGTGGAAAAAAATGCAGGCATCCAACTCACCGAATCCTGTGCGATGTGGCCGGCAAGCAGTGTGAGTGGGTATTATTTCTCACACCCTGAATCTCGTTATTTTGCGATCGGTAAAATCAATGAAGACCAAGTGGTAAACTATGCGAAAGACAAAGAAATGGAAATTTCTGAAGTGGAACGTTGGTTGTCACCAATTCTGAACTATGACCCTTCGCGTAAGTCTAAATCCTAA
- a CDS encoding aminoglycoside 6-adenylyltransferase, with protein MNQFNNFLNHLVNTIQGDSQVLAVCVAGSFIQNELDEYSDLDIVLVVEENSFQMFEEMNQLANSLGNLLSSFTGEHVGEKKLLICLFDSPLLHVDLKFVSLADFHFRVENPVIIYDRSNLIPDVYKNSLPQWPKFDFQWVEDRFWVWIHYAGTKIGRGELFEAIDFLSFLRTSVIGPMFHIKYDQNPRGVRKLEFILSSQELADLKKTYPSFEKHSIIQALQDVSNIYVYLRNLLISDLKLRNETKERSLDFLFSLSKEIINE; from the coding sequence ATGAATCAATTTAACAACTTTTTAAATCACTTAGTGAATACAATCCAAGGGGATTCCCAAGTCCTTGCTGTTTGTGTGGCTGGTTCATTTATACAAAATGAATTAGATGAGTATTCCGACCTTGATATCGTTTTAGTTGTTGAAGAGAACTCTTTCCAAATGTTCGAAGAAATGAACCAACTAGCAAACTCTCTCGGAAATTTACTCAGCTCATTTACAGGTGAACACGTTGGTGAAAAAAAGTTACTAATCTGTTTGTTTGATTCTCCTTTACTCCACGTTGATTTGAAATTCGTTAGTTTGGCTGATTTTCATTTCAGAGTAGAGAATCCTGTGATAATCTATGATAGATCTAATCTAATCCCAGATGTTTATAAAAATTCGTTACCGCAATGGCCAAAATTTGATTTTCAATGGGTTGAGGATAGATTTTGGGTCTGGATCCATTATGCTGGAACAAAAATTGGACGTGGTGAATTGTTTGAAGCTATCGATTTTCTTTCTTTTTTACGCACTAGTGTAATAGGGCCTATGTTTCATATTAAATACGATCAAAATCCGAGAGGTGTTAGAAAACTCGAGTTCATACTTTCTTCTCAGGAACTTGCCGATCTAAAAAAAACTTATCCTTCCTTTGAAAAACATTCAATCATTCAAGCCTTGCAGGATGTGTCCAATATTTATGTTTATTTGAGAAATTTATTAATCAGCGATTTGAAACTGAGAAATGAAACAAAAGAAAGAAGCCTCGATTTTTTGTTTTCGTTAAGTAAAGAGATCATTAATGAATAA